In the genome of Triticum urartu cultivar G1812 chromosome 5, Tu2.1, whole genome shotgun sequence, one region contains:
- the LOC125555583 gene encoding BTB/POZ and MATH domain-containing protein 1-like, whose protein sequence is MAASQSSIAMVPSRCTAEMHTARATVAVEISGYSRLKGLGRGKYLRSPAFSIGGHEWCIYYFPDGSPDEASQGHVSVFLKLLTKNAEVKALHTWMRLNRVSGQSIVALSRKGPDVFERKKSWGVPKFMQTTAEVESAYLQNDCLLIECEVSVIKETLDIHVPPSDLSDNLATLLNGKIGADVTFKVQGEVFSAHKILLAMRSAVFNAEFYGPMGDNGAQDITIDDMQPAVFKAFLHFIYTDSLPSMDDLDDDDKREMVKHLLVAGDKYAMERMKRVCEGMLCKSLDVETVATILALADQHHCNNLKDACIEFMLSSNRMDDVIASQGYAHLKRSCPDLIVDVFERTVKSRKI, encoded by the coding sequence ATGGCAGCATCGCAGAGTTCAATAGCGATGGTGCCGTCGAGGTGCACAGCAGAGATGCACacggcgcgggccacggtcgcGGTCGAGATCTCTGGCTACAGCCGTCTCAAGGGCCTCGGGAGAGGCAAATATCTCCGTTCTCCGGCATTCTCCATCGGGGGCCACGAATGGTGCATCTACTACTTCCCCGACGGAAGCCCAGACGAGGCGAGCCAAGGTCACGTATCTGTCTTCCTCAAGCTCTTGACCAAGAACGCCGAGGTGAAGGCGCTCCACACGTGGATGCGTTTGAATCGAGTTAGTGGGCAGTCGATTGTGGCGCTCTCCCGCAAAGGGCCAGACGTGTTCGAGCGTAAAAAATCTTGGGGCGTACCAAAGTTCATGCAGACCACTGCTGAAGTAGAGTCGGCGTACCTGCAGAACGATTGTCTCCTGATCGAGTGCGAAGTCAGTGTTATCAAGGAAACACTTGATATCCATGTGCCACCCTCTGACCTTTCGGATAATCTTGCAACCTTGCTAAATGGGAAGATAGGAGCAGATGTGACTTTCAAGGTTCAAGGGGAGGTCTTTTCCGCTCATAAGATTTTGCTTGCGATGCGATCGGCGGTCTTCAACGCGGAGTTCTATGGGCCTATGGGGGACAACGGGGCACAGGACATAACTATTGACGACATGCAGCCTGCTGTTTTCAAGGCATTTCTTCACTTCATCTACACCGATTCATTGCCTTCCATGGATGATCTTGATGATGATGACAAAAGAGAAATGGTTAAGCACTTACTTGTGGCTGGAGATAAGTATGCGATGGAAAGGATGAAGAGGGTATGTGAAGGGATGCTATGCAAGAGTCTTGATGTTGAGACCGTGGCGACCATATTAGCTCTAGCTGACCAGCACCATTGCAACAACCTCAAAGATGCTTGCATTGAATTTATGCTCTCTTCGAATAGAATGGATGATGTGATCGCAAGCCAAGGGTATGCACACCTCAAAAGATCTTGTCCTGATCTCATTGTAGATGTGTTTGAAAGAACAGTGAAGTCCCGCAAAATTTAG